The segment GGCGAGCGAGACCTCGGACGCGTCGCCTGCAGCCTCGGTCATACCCCTCTCCCTGGACGGGCTGCTCTTCCCTCGGCCCTGCCAGGGTCAGGACCCAGACGGGAAGACTCAGGACCAGCAGTCGCTGTCAGACGTGGAGGGGGCGTATTCCAGAGTTGAAGCCACAGAGGGTGCTGGAGGTGGCACCTCTAGACCCCCAGAAAAGGACAGCGGACTGCTGGACAGTGTCTTGGACACGCTACTGGCGCCCTCGGGTCCTGGGCAGAGCCACGCCAGCCCGCCCGTCTGCGAGGCCACCAGCCCTTGGTGCCTCTTTAGCCCCGAGCTTCCCCAAGACGCCCGGGCTGCCCCTGCCACCCAGGGGGTATTGCCCCCGCTCATGAGCCGACCAGAAGGCAAGGCTGGTGACAGCTCCGGGACGGTAGCTGCCCAAAAAGTGCTGCCCAGGGGCCTGGCACCGTCCCGGCAGCTGCTGCCCCCGACGGCCGGGAGCCATCACTGGCCCGGGGCCGCAGTGAAGCCCTCTCCGCAGCCCGctgtggtggaggtggaggaggaggatggcTCCGAGTCCGAGGGCTCCGTGGGTCCGCCTCTGAAGGGCAAACCCCGGCCTGCGGGAGGCCCGGCGGCCGGAGGAGGAGCCGCGACCGCTGCTCCAGGGTCGGCCGCAGGAGGCGTCGCCCTGGTCCACAAGGAAGATTCCCGCTTCTCGGCGCCCAGGGTCGCCCTGGCGGAGCACGATGCGCCAGCGGCGCCCGGGCGCTCCCCGCTGGCCACTACGGTGATGGATTTTATCCACGTGCCCATCCTGCCGCTCAACTCGGCCTTCCTGGCCGCCCGCACCCGGCAGCTGCTAGAGGGGGATAACTATGACGGCGGGGCTGCGGCAGTCAGCGCCTTTGCCCCGCCGCGGGGCCCGCCCTCGGCCTCGTCCGGCGACTTCCCCGACTGCGCGTACCAGCCCGACGCCGAGCCCAAGGACGACGCATTCCCTCTCTATGGAGACTTCCAGCCGCCCGCCCTGAAgatcaaggaggaggaggaaggcgcCGAGGCCGCCGCGCGCTCCCCGCGGCCGTACCTGGTGGCGAGTACCAACCCCGCCGTCTCCCCGGATTTCCCGCTGGCGCCACCGGCGCTGCCTACGCGAGCGCCGTCGTCCAGACCCGGTGAAGGGGCGGCCTCCGCCGCACCTATCGGTGCGTCTGTCTCGTCCGCGTCCTCGTCGGGGTCGACGCTGGAGTGCATCCTGTACAAGGCGGAGGGCGCGCCGCCCCAGCAGGGCCCGTTCGCGCCGCCACCCTGCAAGGGGGCGGGCGTGGGCGCCTGCCTGCTGCCGCGGGACGGCCTGCCGTCCACCTCCgcctcggccgccgccgccgccgccggggcgGCCCCAGCGCTCTACCCGCCGCTCGGCCTCAACGGGCTCCCGCAGCTCGGCTACCAGGCCGCGGTGCTCAAGGAAGGCCTGCCGCAGGTCTACCAGCCCTATCTCAACTACCTGAGGTGAGGGCCTGGGGCGGGGCGCGCCCGGCGCGTCGCGAGAGTAGCGGTGCGGCCGCTGGCCGCCGCCAGCTCCCGGCCCTCAGCg is part of the Kogia breviceps isolate mKogBre1 chromosome 7, mKogBre1 haplotype 1, whole genome shotgun sequence genome and harbors:
- the PGR gene encoding progesterone receptor isoform X1: MTERKAKDPRAPHVAGRAPSPTQVGSPLLGRRDTGPFQASETSDASPAASVIPLSLDGLLFPRPCQGQDPDGKTQDQQSLSDVEGAYSRVEATEGAGGGTSRPPEKDSGLLDSVLDTLLAPSGPGQSHASPPVCEATSPWCLFSPELPQDARAAPATQGVLPPLMSRPEGKAGDSSGTVAAQKVLPRGLAPSRQLLPPTAGSHHWPGAAVKPSPQPAVVEVEEEDGSESEGSVGPPLKGKPRPAGGPAAGGGAATAAPGSAAGGVALVHKEDSRFSAPRVALAEHDAPAAPGRSPLATTVMDFIHVPILPLNSAFLAARTRQLLEGDNYDGGAAAVSAFAPPRGPPSASSGDFPDCAYQPDAEPKDDAFPLYGDFQPPALKIKEEEEGAEAAARSPRPYLVASTNPAVSPDFPLAPPALPTRAPSSRPGEGAASAAPIGASVSSASSSGSTLECILYKAEGAPPQQGPFAPPPCKGAGVGACLLPRDGLPSTSASAAAAAAGAAPALYPPLGLNGLPQLGYQAAVLKEGLPQVYQPYLNYLRPDSEASQSPQYSFESLPQKICLICGDEASGCHYGVLTCGSCKVFFKRAMEGQHNYLCAGRNDCIVDKIRRKNCPACRLRKCCQAGMVLGGRKFKKFNKVRVMRALDAVALSQPVGIPNESQALSQRITFSPNQDLQLVPPLINLLMSIEPDVVYAGHDNTKPDTSSSLLTSLNQLGERQLLSVVKWSKLLPGFRNLHIDDQITLIQYSWMSLMVFGLGWRSYKHVSGQMLYFAPDLILNEQRMKESSFYSLCLTMWQIPQEFVKLQVSQEEFLCMKVLLLLNTIPLEGLRSQSQFEEMRSSYIRELIKAIGLRQKGVVPSSQRFYQLTKLLDNLHDLVKQLHLYCLNTFIQSRALSVEFPEMMSEVIAAQLPKILAGMVKPLLFHKK
- the PGR gene encoding progesterone receptor isoform X3; the protein is MTERKAKDPRAPHVAGRAPSPTQVGSPLLGRRDTGPFQASETSDASPAASVIPLSLDGLLFPRPCQGQDPDGKTQDQQSLSDVEGAYSRVEATEGAGGGTSRPPEKDSGLLDSVLDTLLAPSGPGQSHASPPVCEATSPWCLFSPELPQDARAAPATQGVLPPLMSRPEGKAGDSSGTVAAQKVLPRGLAPSRQLLPPTAGSHHWPGAAVKPSPQPAVVEVEEEDGSESEGSVGPPLKGKPRPAGGPAAGGGAATAAPGSAAGGVALVHKEDSRFSAPRVALAEHDAPAAPGRSPLATTVMDFIHVPILPLNSAFLAARTRQLLEGDNYDGGAAAVSAFAPPRGPPSASSGDFPDCAYQPDAEPKDDAFPLYGDFQPPALKIKEEEEGAEAAARSPRPYLVASTNPAVSPDFPLAPPALPTRAPSSRPGEGAASAAPIGASVSSASSSGSTLECILYKAEGAPPQQGPFAPPPCKGAGVGACLLPRDGLPSTSASAAAAAAGAAPALYPPLGLNGLPQLGYQAAVLKEGLPQVYQPYLNYLRPDSEASQSPQYSFESLPQKICLICGDEASGCHYGVLTCGSCKVFFKRAMEGQHNYLCAGRNDCIVDKIRRKNCPACRLRKCCQAGMVLGGRKFKKFNKVRVMRALDAVALSQPVGIPNESQALSQRITFSPNQDLQLVPPLINLLMSIEPDVVYAGHDNTKPDTSSSLLTSLNQLGERQLLSVVKWSKLLPGFRNLHIDDQITLIQYSWMSLMVFGLGWRSYKHVSGQMLYFAPDLILNDG
- the PGR gene encoding progesterone receptor isoform X2, which translates into the protein MTERKAKDPRAPHVAGRAPSPTQVGSPLLGRRDTGPFQASETSDASPAASVIPLSLDGLLFPRPCQGQDPDGKTQDQQSLSDVEGAYSRVEATEGAGGGTSRPPEKDSGLLDSVLDTLLAPSGPGQSHASPPVCEATSPWCLFSPELPQDARAAPATQGVLPPLMSRPEGKAGDSSGTVAAQKVLPRGLAPSRQLLPPTAGSHHWPGAAVKPSPQPAVVEVEEEDGSESEGSVGPPLKGKPRPAGGPAAGGGAATAAPGSAAGGVALVHKEDSRFSAPRVALAEHDAPAAPGRSPLATTVMDFIHVPILPLNSAFLAARTRQLLEGDNYDGGAAAVSAFAPPRGPPSASSGDFPDCAYQPDAEPKDDAFPLYGDFQPPALKIKEEEEGAEAAARSPRPYLVASTNPAVSPDFPLAPPALPTRAPSSRPGEGAASAAPIGASVSSASSSGSTLECILYKAEGAPPQQGPFAPPPCKGAGVGACLLPRDGLPSTSASAAAAAAGAAPALYPPLGLNGLPQLGYQAAVLKEGLPQVYQPYLNYLRPDSEASQSPQYSFESLPQKICLICGDEASGCHYGVLTCGSCKVFFKRAMEGRKFKKFNKVRVMRALDAVALSQPVGIPNESQALSQRITFSPNQDLQLVPPLINLLMSIEPDVVYAGHDNTKPDTSSSLLTSLNQLGERQLLSVVKWSKLLPGFRNLHIDDQITLIQYSWMSLMVFGLGWRSYKHVSGQMLYFAPDLILNEQRMKESSFYSLCLTMWQIPQEFVKLQVSQEEFLCMKVLLLLNTIPLEGLRSQSQFEEMRSSYIRELIKAIGLRQKGVVPSSQRFYQLTKLLDNLHDLVKQLHLYCLNTFIQSRALSVEFPEMMSEVIAAQLPKILAGMVKPLLFHKK